Genomic segment of Mastomys coucha isolate ucsf_1 unplaced genomic scaffold, UCSF_Mcou_1 pScaffold23, whole genome shotgun sequence:
tgttttaaaaatgtttttgttcaatGTTTACGTGTTCTATATTCTATTATTTTGCAAATCTTTCAGTACTGGCATTctactttctgctttattttttattttttttgggggggtaaaacacatcttttattttttaaaacaaaaataatatctgTACATGCAGAGATAGTAATAtttgtttggaaatatttttacttaaaacacTTAGACATCCAAACTTATATTTTGTTATAAGTTAACAAGGAGTTTAACAGGTTTCCTAATTCCTGCAAAAGattctcaagaagaaggaagaccaaaagttggacatttcattccttcttaaaagggggaaccaaatacccatNNNNNNNNNNNNNNNNNNNNNNNNNNNNNNNNNNNNNNNNNNNNNNNNNNNNNNNNNNNNNNNNNNNNNNNNNNNNNNNNNNNNNNNNNNNNNNNNNNNNNNNNNNtcaatgggaggagaggcccttggccctgtgaaggttctgtgccccagtgaaggggaatgccagggccaataaatgggagagggtgggtggcaggcatgggaaggggagaggcaacaggggtttgttcttgttgtttttgtttgtttgtttgtttgtttgtttggaggggaaatgggaaaggagaaatttacatataaataaagaaaatatcttaaaaaaattaatactttCTGCTTTCTTGATCCATTCTACTTCTAAGGCTTTTCTCTGCGTTTTCTAGTTATGTGAATGAATTCTTCAATCTCACCATCCTTTAAGCTTATTGAATTCTGTTCTCAAATCTTGTGGTTCTCTATCCTGCTTCCTCCCTCAGGATGCCCAAGAACCGCTACACACTGGTTACAGAAGCATGGAGAAGAGACAGGttctgagttctacatcttccctTGGAGTGTTGAAGCATTGTTACAAACTAGACAAAAAAGGATGAATTGGAGCCCCATATGTGTGGGTCTGCAGGATCCTGATTCAGCAGTCCATTTATGTAGGAGATCTTCTCTTAGGATTTCAACATTACATCACTTTTAGATGATATTCAGTGAAGCAGTTCTCTTAGACGATGTGCAGTGAAATAGGGTAAACAAGTTCCCTATTAACCTTTGAGAGTGGGAGGGGGGGTCCTCTTAGTGTGTAGTTTAATTTGAAGCCTTGTGCTCTGGGGATAGTTTATTTGTATGTAGAGGAATTCTAGATAGTTGAGCATGTAATTTTGCCAAGGTCCATATCTTCAGGTAGAAGGTCCATCTTCAGGTAGAAGATGTAGGGATTAGGCTCCCCAAATAGGCAGAGAAGAAGAAGCTCTACTATGAAAAGGGAATCTTCCATTTTGTGATGATCTCAGGCAAGCTGTCTGTATGTTGTAGACTATAATGCTAATAGTGGGGTCTGACAAAGTCTGACATCACCGAGACATTTACTAGTAGGCTAGTTTTCCTATTTTTgagttatttctttgttttttctttaaattctttgaattctttgatAAAGTTAATGATTATTCTTTTACATTCTGTGGTCTCAAATTCATCCACCTATTTTTCAGTAGCAAACATTGCTATAGGATTAGTATATTTTGtagagaatatatgtatataatctctCATTTTGttagtaattttgaaatataatgtGTGATGTGGACATTTGTTAGTTGTATGTCTAATATTTACATAGTAGGTTTGATCAGAAATAGGATGTGTAATGGGTGTTGGGCCTTGAGATTATAAATGGCTTAGGTAGAAAAGAGTCAGATAGACAGAAGATACTTGGAAGGTCTACATGATTTGTATCTTTATCCAAATCTGAATTGTGAGAGCATATCTTTTCAGGTAAAGACAATGGATGTGGAATGAGAGTGGACTCTGGGTTTAGAGGTAGAAAAGTTATGTCTTGATTAATTATGGAGGGTGCTGGTTAGATCAATTCAGACTGGAACCTTTAAGGTTGGATTGAAGTTACTTGTATCAGGTAAAAGAAGGGAAAGTCTGTGTAGAAACACTAGGATATATTCTGCAAAAAGATGTCCAGGATTTTGTTAGGTGGATAATCCATTGACCTTTTGTATGTAAACTCTATCTTATCTCTATTTTTCAAGACATTACTCACTTCTGTAAAAGTGCATAATGAACTGATTTCATTCTCTGCTACTTTTTGTGATATCACCTTCATCTCATAGGAAGGGGATTTAAAGTAAGGGAATTGTTTCTCAGCATGGTTCTTGCAGAGAATATATCTTCATaacttgtttttgagattttgtCTCTCTGGGGTCTTAtataactattttctttcttttttttttatgctttagTAGTAATTTCAGACTTAGGGAGAGATGAGGTTGTTGTTCAGTgactccttctccttcttgtgATTTTAGCTCGTAGGATACAATGATCAGATCTCTGGCAGCAAGAAGAAATGCCAATATAAGAGTGTGATACTCACCTGGTCTCTCAGCAACAAGGACTTATTCATACAGAACTTcctatttctgtgatttttattcCTTAAGGATTTGAGTTGCCTTGGGAAGATAAAACAATTGCAAATATGGATAATGAGGAGTTAGGTAATTGAACCCTAAGGGCCACCAATACTGCAAATAGTGGACATGTATCTACTTTATAACATAACAATGTATACTGCAGGAGAAGCACATTTGATTTTATACCCAGGCATTAAATTCATGGTTAAGAAACTTGTTTTCTCTGTAGTTCATCTATCTTTCCTGAGATCACCTTTTCAACCTTTATTCAGCAATATCTAGTATAGAAGTGGACAACTCTTCATTTTTATGTTCAAGGTAATCTGAAGCTTTCTACAGTAAATATGTGAGAGATGgaggtttctgttttctttatttccttctgttacaattcttcttttttaatcattttttgcttctctctccccccccgcCCCacatcctctctctgctcctaCCCTCCCCTGTCCTCCAATTCTGTTCCTTtcactctttctcctttttgGCAGTATTAATTTCCCTCCTATTGTCCTCTCACTGTCTCTTCTCGTTTTTACTCCTGTCCTGTATTCCTTCTCCTCATCTAACTTCTCATTGCCTCActtctcctcttttctcaccTACTCACCCAATTTTTTCCTTGACAAGTTGAAGAATGAATTCAacatcagttaagagcattgttATTGTGACTAATTGATATTGTTTCTGAATTAAGTTGGCACCATTATTTTGATGTAACTTGTCCCTTTTTCAGTATAACCtcatatttttctgtctttcaaattACAAACTTCCCTCATGTTAATAAGAATTATCTCTTTCATCATGTATTTAATTAGTGTCTTACTCCCTTTATTCTTTTGATATCTGATGTGCTTGGGTTTAAATGAGTTAGATTTTCTAAATATAACCATCTCTGGCTTGGCATTTGAACCCTTAAAAGAGAATATATTTCTCccttattttttgtttcactTTAGATTTTACTGACAAAACTATTTATATAGTTCAAGGTGATCTATTTAATCTTCTGTTTTACCTCTCTCAGCATTTGAAGTGCTTGGAATATATATAGATAATGCATAACATTAATGCATTGCCACTCCATtcctttacaaaataattttcatatatatgagttTATGCATTTATAAAATAGAATGGGATGACTGGATTTACCtcagttaatattttattcatataatttGCAATTACACCATATCACATATTTGAGAGTTCTATGTAGTGAACATGTTCTATTCCTTCAAATATTTGCAGtgttgaagaaaactgatttacCACAATAGTGTCCACACTGTGAAGCTGTAAGGTAGGTGAATGATCTCAAGGACCATTGAGAAATATTCATTCAGATACACCATTCTACTTTTCTAGACTCTATGTCTTTATAGCTTTACAAAATATTATGAAGTATTTTAAATGATCAAAAAGCAGAATGATTTTTAGAGCAACACAATCATAATATCACAATAAGTCAAATTCATCTACTTTCTtaatattaagaatatttttgtttttaaaaatgtattatatataaatttctaattattacttttatttcacaCTTTCACAGTATCAGAAACCACCATagaaattcattaattttaacTTAATTCTGATAATGTGCCTGTAGTAGAAATAAAATTGTGGCTATCAAAGATGGACAATGGAATAGAAATTTACAGTATAAGTACACACCTAAATAATTGTCAGAAATCAAAGACAGTAGTATTAAGCACAAAAATTAACTTCTTAATAAAAACATCTGTATTATCATAAGTAACAAACATGACTATGTAATTTATAATTATTCATAAACATGATATTTTTGTAGATTGTCAAAAACCCTCCTGGAAAATGACCCATGCTAAATTCATTAGTATGATTATCCTTGAGTCAAAAAGGTCAACACTGTAATTTCAAGAATATATTAGAGTTGAAAAAcaattcatttcattcattcctttatAAAAAAGTTTTTGCTATACTCGTAAAATCTCACCAGAATGACTGCCAAAAAATGACTGAAAAAGGTCACCAATGAACATGGCAAGTAAAAGCCCATAAGCCTTCAACCCTATAAAGAGAACTGAAAAAAGCTTGGAGTGGGGGagatagtcttccccagagaagagcacaccaattggttgtttGGTGTCAAATGCATAGCTCACAAAACATAATACAACAATACTAAACAgaataaacatgttttatttaggatatatatgtatatacacatatgcatgcaatattaattaatgaaagaaaaggcaATGGAATGGATGTGAAGAGTTTagaagcaggaaagagaagggaggaatgcTGAGATTTGTCTagaatctcaaaaatataaaaaaaagcaaaaagcaaaaataaaagtgtgtTGTCAGCTCGTAATGGGTTGAAGCAAGACACAGAGTAGGACACAGGTGCAGGGTAGCTTTAAAGATTGATATTCTCCAGATGGTCTAGCTCTCTATCTATATTGAATGCTTGTTGATAACTTCTAAAATCTCTTAAAAACTTCTTCCTCATTCTGAGGGTTAAATGCCACTTGCTTAGGCACTTAACACCTATAGCATACTGGTAGGGATTAAATAAAGTAGCCTTTGTTCCGTCTCCCTAGGAACTACACAGCTCTCACTTAAAGCCTGCTAGCTGATGTTGCAGGAAGAAAAAAGGGACACTGAAAAGCGATGTTagtctttatttctaagttcttcaGAGTTTTGCTTaaaaagttctctctctttgtcttcagaACTTACACATCTTTCAGAGTACATGATCATATGGTAAAACGTTcaacacacatttacacataaattcaaatcataaattaaatTTATGACCTGTggttgttttacaacctcttggaatgtggtCTAAGTTGTGGATAACTGCTtgttatctcagaagcaattaactcacAGCCATTGAAGATtgggcagagttctcattgcactTTTGGTATCAGAAAGGACTTAGTTCTATTACAAAAGAGTTAGTAATTGCTGTTATAATTTTAacaattcttataggatcatcactAAGAACTATGaagtaatttatttgtttatatagcatCAATACAAGACAGTACATATTcactgtatatatataatatatatattataaataacaacaataataatctatatatattaattataacaggaaaagcatactaatagcaggaatctttacTAAAGTGAGATTCTCCTCAGCTTTGCCTAAAGAAGCAATTCTGTCATTAGCTTTAATAGTCCATGgcagaaccatctcaggaagatcacctgttATTTTTAGCATCTCCTTCATGGCTCCTGGCAGTGTGTTAGAAATATTATACAGTGTTTGCTCTTGAGCTTGAACATGCCAGCCAATCATTTCCTTGCCACCCACTTTACTTTCAATGGTGCTTCAAATAacagtgttatttttaaaaatattgtttgggctgaagagatggatcaatgTTCAAGTATTGGCTGGacttccaaaggacccagattcaatgACCAACACCGAGAACACAACTCATAACCCTCTATAACTGCACCTCTTGGTGATCTGATACCCTCCACAAGCACCAGGTACCAAAGTgttgcacagaaaaaaaaatttatttcaagaaaatataaataagtaaatgttttaaaggaaCAGTTGTTAATTTTCTGGCATAGCTATGTTTGCATAGTATACTAatgtatataccatatatacaaataatggTGTAAAATATATGGTGTTTCAACAAATTTGGTGAAATTTTACTGAGTGATTTCAAAATCAGGAAAATGTAGAATTTCAATTTCTGTGATATATTACAATAACAAACACACAagtactcatgtgtgtgtatttgtgtgtgtatttattttacaacATATTGCTATAACTTTATGAATTATATTCTCTTTTGAAATTAGGTAAGtttaatgttatatattatgttgatctaatttaaatatattaatttgttaTTCATAAATCATATGaatgttaacaaaaataaaattaaaaaaaattattctatgaTATAAAACCATATTATAGCCTTAGCTTGATGTAGcataattttatactttttcacACATTGGTATTTATCaagtcctttttttccttctgcatcACACTGTTTTACATACTGAATTAGAGTGGGACCTAAGAACAGCTTTGCTTTCTTCAGCTGTGAGACACTATTTCTGAGgcaccttctccctttctttcctctttcatatTACCACTTTGTTTTTTNNNNNNNNNNGTAAATATCAACATTTGGTCATAGCTATAAGGAAATCTATAGAAAATTCATAGCAAATCTTTCTCTGGTctctacatactgagtttcatttctttctttcttttttatgcaaCATACTTGAAACTTGTAACAAAAATTTGTCACACACATGGAAGTTGAAAGACATATAACTGTGCAATTGAATATTTTCAGAGGTCCAGCAACATTCTTACATCACACGTTTATGACAGTATGGGATTTATGACTGGTCCATTTTTGACTAATTCAAAATCTTATGTTGAAACTGGTGATgagtttctcttatttttctcttggaGAATTCTTCTTCTGGTCAGATGATCAATTTACAAACCCAAGGAGTTGGCTAGAGGCTTAATAATACTACTCCACCATCATATGAAATATTTCTAGGCTATTATATTATGGTCTTGAGACATCCTTACAGAAAGCTCTTACTCAGTTGATGCAAAAGAACTTATTATTGTATAAATTGTTAgtatgtcatttattttattaaataaaaatcttaatttttaaaactatgttttcaATTATTAGAGACttccatacatatataaaagttatCTTCAGCACATCCACTCACATTCCACCTTCTAACTACTCCCTAAACTTGGCTAAATATCCCTTTCAATCTTCAtgttcaagattttttttatacatttttcctCTTTTACCACAAAACTAGGATTAACTTACAAAAAATGGGATATATCTCCAAATTATTTTCCAATGAGTTGATTATGAACAATGTAATTTCTGTTCAATAAAATATCATGCTCTATCTCACTGCTTGTGTGATTTCAACTCAAGGAAAACTTGTAAGATATCACATGAAATCTAATCTTGCAGGAATTTATTGGAAAGCCATTTATTGAAGAATCCATCAAATATACAATTAGATGTGTATCCATGGTTTTCTTAATTACTCTAAAACAATTTTATCTCCatatatattactattttttatatttgtttatgaaTCCTCAATGTAGCAGCAAggatttagatttagatttaggATTAGCAGCTAGCCACAGTTTTTAACTAGAGCTAATTTGTTTTGTACCGTTTCTTTcttgtataaaataaatcttttagttATAAAGATATTCTATCCTTAGATCTAGGAAAATCTTAGAACCAGATTTGAGCAGATCTTCTCTGGACTTATCAATGAATACACAAAGTAggtgaattaatttttttaatccagTGCTCACTCAGTCTTACTAATTTCTTATCATCTTGTGTAATAATACTAAAATACATGGATTAAAACAGATAAATGTAGTATGTTCTTCATGAGGCTAGGAgtaaaataagttaatttttaaaagttatatttattaaGATTATAATgtcttaataaataatttatatataaagaaaaggagttatcttttttatttccccCAAATTATAGAATGGTAGGATATAAATTCTCTAATGAAATAGCTTCACCTATAAAAATTATAGGACACATTGACCTTTCCTGATTATTAACTTATGGGCTTATATTAATTATAAGAAATTCTAAATACTTTTCATAATTCTGTACTAATTATTCTTATACATGGTAATTTCTACTCTGTGatcaagaaataattaaaacagaTAGCTTGTATTTATTCAAGAATATTTGCCTGGACTTTGAGCTTTAATCTGATCAATTTTTTAACAGCACAACAATGAAATTCAGTAATTAGAGAGAGAGTAAATAGTTTGTGCTTTCTTGGTTGTGTCACCTTTGGAATAATACTACAGTTTTAGCTTAAGAGTAGTCCTAAAACTTAACACTAAAAATGATCATGCTGCACAAAAATCATTACTTCTGAAAATATGAGACATGTGGCATTTGGTCCAAAGATTGTATTATACCCTCTAAAATTGTTATAACTCTTAAAATAGTCTTAAAAGTCTCACAACCTTTAaaataccctggagctggaactaAAAAAATGGATTTAAGGAATAGAACTCAATTGTTTAGGAATAGCAGCAAGTCCTGCTAACTACTGAGCCCCCTCTTCAGCCTGACTTGTCTAATATCATTTGCTTGAAACCACAATAAAAGATATGACaatgtatcctttcttttttgcTGTACATAAGTAACAATACTTGAAATTTTTCAGTTAGAAAATGAAATTGACAAACACATTTACTAAAATTCAGTTATGAGAGTGGATGTGTGTCTGAAAATCCACCACGTGGGTGATTTCAGCAGAATTGATTCCAGCTTAGAATATACAATAAGTAGAATCTTGGCCAGAATTATATACTGAGATTCTGGATAAGAAATGAAGTTGTGCAGTTTTTAACACCTAAAATGAGAGTTTTGAAGGTTTTTTAAACAAAGGAATGATATGCATTAGGTGGCAgatattttaatatctgagttAGCTGTTTTGATCAATGCAAAGATTTGACCTCtatattatgattcattttattgAAACATCATTTTCTACCTCCAAATAGCTATAGTTAATATGTGTCAGAATGAATTTTCAGGCTATCTGAGGTAGCATATAATCTCATCCCTAGGGCCctaaagagatagaaacagatgTAGCAAGACTTTAAAATCAGCCAGAAATACATTATTCCAGACTTAAATGCAGTAATAGGATACTCAGAGGGAGACAACAAAgcaagacagtgtctcaaaaaaattcattaaaacaaagtatggtgatacacacctttaagcTCAGCACTATGGAGGAAAATGCTAGTTGATATCTATATATCAACACAATGACTTCTATGCCAGCCTAGGTCTACAGGGTGGGatacttaattaaaaaatgaaaattaatctaTATATTGAACAGTAGTTCCATTTTAATGTTTCTCAAAACAGAACAGTAAATGTATTATGTGTTGGTTAAGCTAATTACTCATTATTAAATTTAATCAGTACAAATATTATCACTATATAACAATtagaatataaatgtataaatatgtaatatactcaatattttcttcaaatataagTACAATTATTCTGTaacaatttgaaaattaaaaacatagaggaaaacactgaaaattagtaaatattgaagaaaatacaaagtaaggAAAGGAGGTGATAGAAAAAGaatcatgaaaaaaagaaactttcattATAGCATAGAACATAAAGAAAGCCCTTTCCACAAAATTGCCCTTACGTTCTTTCTTAGCATCATCAACATCATGAAGACAGGAAATATGTCAGAATCTACAGAATTCCATCTCATGGGACTATCAGATAACCAAGAACTACAGCCTGTTCTATTTGGAGTCTTCCTGTCCATATATTTGATCACAATGTTTGGGAACCTTCTCATAATACTGGCCACAATTTTTGATTCCAATCTTCACACCCCTATGTACTTCTTCATTTCCAACTTGTCTTTCATCGACATTTGtttcaccaccactaccatcccAAAAATGCTGGTGAACATACAGGCTCAGGTCAGCTCCATTAGTTATACAGGCTGCCTCATTCAAATCTGCTTTGTTCTAGCTTTTGCTGGATTGGAAAATGGAATTCTGGTAATGATGGCCTATGACAGGTTTGTGGCTATCTGTCATCCACTGAGGTACACTGTCATCATGAATCCAAAACTCTGTGGTGTGCTGGTTTTGTTGTCCTTCTTGATAAGTATCCTAGATGCTCTTCTCCACACTTTGATGGCACTGCGTCTGTCATTCTGCACAAAGGTGGAAATTCCTCACTTTTTTTGTGAACTGGCTCATATTCTTAAGCTTGCATGTTCCAATATTCTCATCAATAATATTCTGGTGTATTTAGTGACAAGCCTATTGGGTGTTCTTCCACTGTCCGGTATAATTTACTCTTACACTAGAATTATCTCCTCTGTTTTGAAAATTCCTTCAGCTGCGGGAAAATATAAAGTATTCTCCATATGCGCATCACATTTATTAGTGGTTATCTTGTTCTATGGGACAGGTTTTGGCGTTTATCTGAGCTCTGCTGGCACTCATAGTTCCAGAAAGAGTGCAATAGCCTCTGTGATGTACACAGTAGTCACTCCCATGATGAATCCTTTTATATACAGCTTGAGGAATAAGGACATGGTTGGGGCTTTTAAGAAACTCATCTCTAGAATAACTTCTCTTTGATGTGCCACATGATCTGCTGAAGTCCTAATATTAAGAGGTTGAAATGCAACACCAATGAGGTTTTGGGCACGAAACCACACATCAAATGGTGGAACATGAGAACTATGGTTTGGGCTACTTGAATGTCAATTCTATCTGTGGCATATTTTAGCTAAgtatttttgaagatttaaacTATCCTGTTTACTTACCTATAAACTGAATATTAAATTAGTTACTGTATTATTTTTCACTAGTATATGGTATGTTGATTAAATTGTGGACTagatataattattataatatatacatatgtatgtagatgtgcatatacacatgcacatatgtttaAGGTTCCCAAATTTTGTAACTGAAGTTTGGTGGGAAAACGTATTGTGTGTCCTGACAAGAGAATGGGTTGAAGTATTATTTAAAAGAGCAGAGATTGATCAAAATTTGCTATATCCCTGTGAAACACAACAAACTCAGTAACAACTGACAATAATTGCATTCTTCTAGTTTTCTGTAGAACTCGTATGTAGTTAGaaagataatataaattatttgcaGCAGGTCTACTCAGTGTCCTGTGCCACACCATTAATTTTTTACTCCTGTGAAGCTGGAGATAACC
This window contains:
- the LOC116072294 gene encoding olfactory receptor 7G3-like; the encoded protein is MKTGNMSESTEFHLMGLSDNQELQPVLFGVFLSIYLITMFGNLLIILATIFDSNLHTPMYFFISNLSFIDICFTTTTIPKMLVNIQAQVSSISYTGCLIQICFVLAFAGLENGILVMMAYDRFVAICHPLRYTVIMNPKLCGVLVLLSFLISILDALLHTLMALRLSFCTKVEIPHFFCELAHILKLACSNILINNILVYLVTSLLGVLPLSGIIYSYTRIISSVLKIPSAAGKYKVFSICASHLLVVILFYGTGFGVYLSSAGTHSSRKSAIASVMYTVVTPMMNPFIYSLRNKDMVGAFKKLISRITSL